From Rhodoferax sp. AJA081-3, the proteins below share one genomic window:
- a CDS encoding helix-turn-helix domain-containing protein, whose amino-acid sequence MSKKLIEDCVRTSLEGYFKDLRGTEPGGMHDMLVRAVEKPLLEVVMAQADHNQSKAAQWLGLNRNTLRKKLLEHRLID is encoded by the coding sequence ATGAGCAAGAAGCTCATCGAAGACTGCGTGCGCACCAGCCTGGAAGGCTACTTCAAAGACCTGCGCGGCACCGAACCCGGCGGCATGCACGACATGCTGGTGCGGGCGGTGGAAAAACCCCTGCTTGAAGTGGTCATGGCCCAGGCCGACCACAACCAGTCCAAGGCCGCCCAATGGCTGGGCCTGAACCGCAACACCCTGCGCAAAAAGCTGCTGGAACACCGGCTGATCGACTGA
- the purH gene encoding bifunctional phosphoribosylaminoimidazolecarboxamide formyltransferase/IMP cyclohydrolase produces the protein MHNAPQTALISVSDKTGIVELAQALHAQGIKLLSTGGTAKLLADKGLPVTEVAEMTGFPEMLDGRVKTLHPRVHGGLLARRDVPAHMAALAEHQINTIDVLVVNLYPFEATVANAGCTLEDAIENIDIGGPAMVRSAAKNWKDVAVLTDASQYATVIAELTAHGKVSDKTKLGLSIAAFNRISQYDGAISDYLSAIQIGETVPAGDASPKLDLFAGQSNGRFIKVQDLRYGENSHQQAALYRDLHPAPGSLVTAKQLQGKELSYNNIADADAAWECVKSFIGTPACVIVKHANPCGVAVGANALESYNKAFQTDPTSAFGGIIALNCVLDEAAAQQIAKQFVEVLMAPSFTPAALEVFKTKVNVRILQIDLPKGGAADWDNGRNAIDMKRIGSGILLQTADNHELALSDLKVVTTKQPTAEELNDLLFAWKVAKYVKSNAIVFCKGGMTMGVGAGQMSRLDSARIASIKAGHANLSLAGTVVASDAFFPFRDGLDVVVDHGATCIIQPGGSMRDQEVIDAANERGVSMVFSGVRHFRH, from the coding sequence ATGCACAACGCACCCCAAACCGCGCTGATCTCCGTCTCCGACAAAACCGGCATCGTCGAACTGGCCCAGGCGTTACACGCGCAGGGCATCAAGCTCTTGTCCACCGGCGGCACTGCCAAACTGCTGGCCGACAAAGGCCTGCCGGTGACCGAAGTGGCCGAGATGACAGGCTTCCCCGAGATGCTGGACGGCCGCGTCAAGACCCTGCACCCCCGCGTGCATGGTGGCCTGCTGGCCCGCCGCGATGTGCCCGCGCACATGGCCGCGCTGGCCGAGCACCAGATCAACACCATCGACGTGTTGGTCGTCAACCTGTACCCGTTTGAGGCCACGGTGGCCAATGCCGGCTGCACCCTGGAAGACGCCATCGAGAACATCGACATCGGCGGCCCCGCCATGGTGCGCAGTGCCGCCAAGAACTGGAAAGACGTGGCCGTGTTGACCGATGCATCGCAATACGCCACGGTGATTGCCGAGCTGACGGCCCATGGCAAGGTGAGCGACAAGACCAAGCTGGGCCTGTCGATTGCCGCCTTCAACCGCATCAGCCAGTACGACGGTGCCATCAGCGACTACCTGTCGGCCATCCAGATTGGTGAGACGGTGCCCGCAGGCGATGCCTCCCCCAAGCTGGACCTGTTTGCCGGCCAGTCCAATGGCCGCTTCATCAAGGTGCAGGATTTGCGCTACGGCGAAAACAGCCACCAGCAGGCCGCGCTGTACCGTGACCTGCACCCTGCGCCAGGCTCGCTGGTCACCGCCAAGCAGCTGCAGGGCAAGGAACTGAGCTACAACAATATTGCCGACGCTGACGCGGCCTGGGAATGTGTGAAGAGCTTCATAGGCACGCCGGCCTGCGTCATCGTCAAACACGCCAACCCCTGCGGCGTGGCTGTAGGCGCCAATGCGCTGGAGTCCTATAACAAGGCCTTCCAGACCGACCCCACCTCCGCCTTCGGCGGCATCATCGCGCTGAACTGCGTGCTGGACGAAGCCGCAGCCCAGCAGATCGCCAAACAGTTTGTCGAAGTGCTGATGGCCCCCAGCTTCACGCCCGCGGCCTTGGAAGTCTTCAAGACCAAGGTCAATGTGCGTATCCTGCAAATCGACTTGCCCAAGGGTGGTGCCGCTGATTGGGACAACGGCCGCAACGCCATCGACATGAAGCGCATAGGCTCCGGCATCCTGCTGCAAACGGCGGACAACCACGAGCTGGCCCTGAGTGACCTGAAGGTCGTCACCACCAAACAACCCACGGCCGAAGAGCTGAACGACCTGCTGTTCGCGTGGAAGGTGGCCAAATACGTCAAGTCCAACGCCATCGTTTTCTGCAAGGGCGGCATGACCATGGGTGTGGGCGCCGGCCAGATGAGCCGCCTGGACTCGGCCCGTATTGCCTCCATCAAAGCCGGTCACGCCAATCTGTCCTTGGCCGGCACGGTCGTCGCCAGCGACGCCTTCTTCCCGTTCCGCGATGGCTTGGACGTAGTGGTGGACCACGGCGCCACCTGCATCATCCAGCCCGGAGGCTCCATGCGTGACCAGGAAGTGATTGACGCCGCCAACGAGCGTGGTGTGTCCATGGTGTTCAGCGGCGTGCGCCACTTCCGGCACTGA
- a CDS encoding DUF2752 domain-containing protein — translation MPDPANTSPDLLSPPERQWRSALTLGWPLALLGAPLVLSLGDVPLCGFQHVTGLPCPLCGGTRACAALADGNFIVAWQLNPGLMVLLALAAAHSLQLGVEAWTGRRVQRWRIGVGAWRAGIVLLLVGWALRLLGWL, via the coding sequence TTGCCTGATCCTGCCAACACCAGTCCTGATCTGCTCAGCCCGCCGGAGCGCCAATGGCGTTCCGCGCTGACACTGGGCTGGCCGCTGGCCCTGCTGGGTGCACCCCTGGTGCTGTCGCTGGGTGATGTGCCCCTGTGCGGTTTTCAGCATGTCACCGGCTTGCCCTGTCCGCTGTGCGGTGGGACACGGGCTTGTGCCGCCTTGGCGGATGGCAATTTCATCGTGGCCTGGCAGCTCAACCCTGGGCTGATGGTGCTGCTGGCGCTGGCGGCGGCGCATTCGCTGCAACTGGGTGTTGAAGCCTGGACCGGGCGGCGCGTACAGCGTTGGCGGATTGGGGTTGGTGCCTGGCGGGCTGGAATTGTTTTGCTGCTGGTTGGTTGGGCGTTGCGCCTGTTGGGATGGCTCTAA
- the hemL gene encoding glutamate-1-semialdehyde 2,1-aminomutase: MTPDTDRNLQLFQRAQKVIPGGVNSPVRAFKAVGGTPRFVSRAQGAHFWDANGQRYIDYIGSWGPMILGHGHPAVVEAVQKAALDGFSFGAPTEREVELAEEILGLVPSMDMVRLVSSGTEAGMSAIRLARGATGRSKILKFEGCYHGHADALLVKAGSGLATFGNPTSAGVPAEVVQHTLVLEYNNIPQLEEAFALHGPELACLMIEPIAGNMNFVRASVPFMQRCRELCTQHGALFVFDEVMTGFRVGLGSAQGVYAKSIPGFAPDITVLGKVIGGGMPLAAFGGKRAVMEMLAPLGPVYQAGTLSGNPVATACGLVTLREIRKPGFYEALGAKTQKLMTGLKGAADKAGVPFSVDSEGGMFGFFLFDTLPQNYAKVMTTDNKRFNTLFHGMLERGVYFAPALYEAGFVSAAHTDADLAETIEMAEVVFKLL; this comes from the coding sequence ATGACACCCGACACTGACCGCAACCTGCAACTCTTCCAACGCGCCCAAAAAGTCATCCCCGGCGGCGTCAACTCCCCGGTGCGCGCCTTCAAGGCCGTGGGTGGTACACCCCGTTTTGTGTCCCGCGCCCAGGGTGCCCACTTCTGGGACGCCAATGGCCAGCGCTATATAGATTACATAGGTTCCTGGGGACCGATGATTTTGGGTCACGGCCACCCCGCCGTGGTCGAAGCCGTGCAAAAGGCGGCGCTGGACGGTTTTTCGTTTGGCGCCCCAACCGAGCGCGAGGTAGAACTGGCCGAAGAAATCCTGGGCCTGGTGCCCAGCATGGACATGGTGCGCCTGGTCAGCAGCGGCACCGAAGCCGGCATGAGCGCCATCCGCCTGGCCCGCGGCGCCACCGGTCGCAGCAAGATTTTGAAGTTTGAAGGTTGCTACCACGGCCACGCCGACGCACTCTTGGTCAAGGCCGGCTCGGGCCTGGCCACCTTTGGCAACCCCACCAGCGCCGGCGTGCCGGCCGAGGTGGTGCAGCACACGCTGGTGCTGGAGTACAACAACATCCCGCAACTGGAAGAAGCCTTTGCACTGCACGGGCCGGAGTTGGCCTGCCTGATGATCGAGCCGATTGCCGGCAACATGAATTTTGTGCGCGCCTCAGTGCCTTTCATGCAGCGCTGCCGCGAGCTGTGCACGCAGCACGGCGCGCTGTTTGTGTTCGACGAGGTGATGACCGGATTCCGCGTGGGACTGGGCAGCGCGCAAGGCGTTTATGCCAAGTCCATTCCCGGCTTTGCGCCAGACATCACGGTGCTGGGCAAGGTCATTGGCGGCGGGATGCCGCTAGCGGCCTTTGGTGGCAAACGCGCCGTCATGGAAATGCTGGCGCCGCTGGGCCCGGTCTACCAGGCCGGCACCCTGTCCGGCAACCCAGTAGCCACCGCCTGCGGCTTGGTCACGCTGCGCGAGATCCGCAAGCCCGGTTTCTACGAGGCGTTGGGCGCCAAGACGCAGAAGCTGATGACCGGACTGAAGGGCGCGGCCGACAAGGCGGGTGTGCCGTTCAGCGTGGACAGCGAGGGTGGCATGTTTGGTTTCTTCTTGTTCGACACGCTGCCGCAGAACTATGCCAAGGTGATGACCACGGACAACAAGCGGTTCAACACGCTGTTCCACGGCATGCTGGAGCGCGGTGTGTACTTTGCACCGGCCTTGTACGAAGCGGGTTTTGTCAGCGCGGCGCACACGGATGCGGATCTGGCGGAGACCATTGAGATGGCCGAAGTGGTCTTTAAGTTGCTATAA
- a CDS encoding bifunctional hydroxymethylpyrimidine kinase/phosphomethylpyrimidine kinase, which produces MTALPDHSPEIETEDDGPGACVMVFNANDPSGAGGITADITAIASVGAHALPVITGAYARDTAEVYDHFCMDDEAVTEQARAILEDVPVQVIKVGFVGSPENLSAIAELASDYSDIPLVAYMPDLSWWQEDQIDLYQDAFNELLLPLTTVLVGNHSTLCRWLLPDWSSERSPTARDIARAADAFGVPYTLVTGIPLPDQFIDNVLSSPTAVLCSNKFERFEAVFAGAGDTLSAALAALIASETELTEAATEALSYLDRCLESGFRPGMGNVLPDRLFWAHPETDDLEPEESSFEISPNDTRH; this is translated from the coding sequence ATGACGGCACTCCCAGACCATAGCCCAGAGATCGAAACCGAAGACGACGGACCGGGCGCCTGTGTCATGGTTTTTAATGCCAACGACCCCAGTGGCGCTGGAGGCATCACCGCCGACATCACAGCCATTGCCTCGGTCGGCGCCCACGCCCTGCCCGTCATCACGGGCGCCTATGCCCGGGATACGGCAGAGGTATACGACCACTTTTGCATGGACGACGAGGCCGTTACCGAACAGGCCCGCGCCATCCTCGAAGACGTGCCGGTGCAGGTCATCAAGGTCGGATTTGTCGGCTCGCCCGAGAACCTGAGCGCCATTGCCGAGCTAGCGTCCGACTACTCCGACATCCCTCTGGTGGCCTATATGCCCGACCTGTCCTGGTGGCAGGAAGACCAGATCGACCTGTACCAGGACGCCTTCAACGAGCTGCTTTTGCCACTGACTACCGTGTTGGTTGGAAACCACAGCACCCTGTGCCGATGGCTGCTGCCGGACTGGAGTTCCGAGCGAAGCCCAACCGCCCGCGACATCGCACGCGCCGCCGACGCCTTTGGTGTGCCCTACACCCTGGTGACCGGCATTCCGTTGCCCGACCAGTTCATTGACAACGTGCTGAGCAGCCCCACCGCCGTGTTGTGCAGCAACAAGTTTGAACGTTTCGAAGCCGTATTTGCCGGTGCGGGTGACACTTTGTCGGCCGCGCTGGCGGCCCTGATTGCCAGCGAAACCGAACTGACCGAGGCGGCCACCGAAGCCCTGAGTTACCTGGACCGTTGCCTGGAAAGCGGTTTTAGGCCCGGCATGGGCAATGTGTTGCCCGACCGCCTGTTCTGGGCCCACCCGGAAACCGACGATCTGGAGCCCGAAGAATCCTCTTTTGAAATCTCGCCCAATGACACCCGACACTGA
- a CDS encoding rubredoxin codes for MCLICGWIYDEAAGAPDHGLAPGTHWADVPMNWTCPECGARKEDFEMVQI; via the coding sequence ATGTGCCTGATATGCGGCTGGATTTATGACGAGGCGGCTGGCGCCCCCGATCATGGACTCGCTCCCGGTACCCATTGGGCCGATGTGCCCATGAACTGGACCTGTCCGGAGTGTGGTGCGCGCAAGGAAGATTTTGAAATGGTTCAGATTTGA
- a CDS encoding PleD family two-component system response regulator, which produces MSNAASTVRVLVIDDSNTIRRSAEIFLKQGGHDVMLAEDGFDALAKVNDYQPQLIFCDILMPRLDGYQTCAIIKRNQKYSGVPVVMLSSKDGVFDKARGRMVGAQDYLTKPFTKDQLLQAVRQFGTVMQGAN; this is translated from the coding sequence TTGAGTAACGCAGCATCCACTGTCAGAGTTCTGGTTATTGATGACAGCAACACCATTCGCCGCAGTGCGGAAATTTTCCTCAAGCAGGGCGGTCACGATGTGATGCTGGCGGAGGACGGGTTCGACGCGCTGGCCAAGGTGAATGACTACCAGCCGCAACTCATTTTTTGCGACATTCTGATGCCCCGCCTGGATGGTTACCAGACCTGCGCCATCATCAAGCGCAACCAGAAGTACTCGGGTGTTCCGGTGGTGATGTTATCGTCCAAGGACGGAGTTTTTGACAAGGCCCGGGGGCGCATGGTTGGAGCGCAGGATTATTTAACCAAACCTTTTACTAAAGATCAGTTGTTGCAGGCGGTGCGGCAATTTGGGACCGTTATGCAAGGAGCAAATTGA
- a CDS encoding PleD family two-component system response regulator, with protein MAIHKVLIVDDSKTEIMFLTDLLQKNGYTVRSAENADEAFKRLTEEKPDLILMDVVMPGQNGFQLTRAINRTPEYTDIPIFICTSKNLETDRVWGMRQGARDYITKPVDAAELFAKIKALG; from the coding sequence ATGGCAATACATAAAGTACTAATCGTTGACGATTCAAAAACCGAGATCATGTTTCTGACGGATCTGCTGCAAAAAAACGGCTACACCGTTCGCTCGGCAGAAAACGCGGATGAGGCGTTCAAGCGCCTGACCGAAGAGAAGCCCGACCTGATCCTGATGGATGTGGTGATGCCTGGCCAGAATGGTTTCCAGCTGACACGGGCCATCAACCGTACGCCCGAGTACACCGACATCCCGATTTTTATCTGCACCAGCAAAAATTTGGAGACCGACCGGGTATGGGGCATGCGCCAGGGCGCGCGTGACTACATCACCAAGCCGGTGGATGCCGCCGAGTTGTTCGCCAAGATCAAAGCACTGGGTTGA
- a CDS encoding chemotaxis protein CheW yields the protein MANREALRELQSRLASRLQAARTEGMSVAWLALRVGGKNLLFPLGQSGEIFPLANLQPVPYARDWFRGVINIRGGLYGVVDLAAFIASDTGTVRAEPPSQDLSVVTLNLALEVNCALQVDGLLGLRGGDAFASSSPADPGAPAYYGNQFIDSAGEQWQEIDLRILSQTPQFLSISA from the coding sequence ATGGCAAATCGCGAAGCACTTAGAGAACTCCAGTCACGGCTTGCCAGCCGTTTGCAGGCAGCGCGCACCGAAGGTATGTCGGTGGCTTGGCTTGCCCTGCGGGTGGGTGGTAAGAACCTCTTGTTCCCCCTGGGTCAGTCGGGCGAAATATTCCCGCTGGCCAATTTGCAGCCGGTGCCCTATGCCCGCGACTGGTTTCGCGGCGTGATCAATATCCGCGGCGGCTTGTACGGCGTGGTGGATCTGGCGGCCTTCATCGCAAGCGACACGGGGACTGTTCGCGCCGAACCTCCTTCGCAGGACTTGAGCGTGGTGACCCTGAATCTCGCACTTGAGGTTAATTGTGCTTTGCAGGTCGACGGGCTCCTGGGTCTTCGGGGGGGCGATGCCTTTGCCTCGTCGTCACCGGCAGACCCCGGTGCGCCGGCCTACTATGGAAACCAATTCATTGACTCCGCTGGCGAGCAATGGCAAGAAATCGATCTGCGTATCTTGTCCCAAACCCCTCAATTTTTGAGTATCAGCGCTTAG